AACAAACCAAAGAGTTTCATGTGTATGACTTACCTCAAAGATGTGTTCATTTggaaaatattcattaataaGAATATGGGAGTGAGTTCTCTCTTATTGCTCCAATCTTGATAGATGATTTGCCATTTGATTCTCAACCCCCTTTCTATCTTGAATCTCATGATTAAATTATTGGAGTAAAAGTGCTCATCGAATCAATCTTGGCTTAGCATCTTTTTAcattagtaattatttaattatcgaATGGTCAGTGTAGACTTTCACATTAGTACCCACAAGATAAGGACGGAATTTTTCAAGAGCAAAAATAATGGCAAGTAGCTCTTTCTTATTTACCATATAGTTTAACTAGTCTCCTGTCAAATTTAGACTTGCGTAATAAGTCAGATGGAAGATTTTATTTCTTCGCTGACCATTTACAACTTCCACTATAAAGTCGTCAGTGTCACACATTAGCTCAAGAGAATTTCAATCAGTGTACCAATAATTAGTGTCAAAATTAATCATCATTCTAGCTCATCAAAGGCTTTCAAGCATACTTCATCAAAATTGAATGCCATATCCttctttaataaattacaaaGTGGCTTGGAAATCTTTGAGAAGTCCTTGATGAACCTTCAATAAAAACTTGCATACCCTAAAAAACTTCTAATGCCTTTTATAGAAATAGGAGGTGATTGCttattgattacattaatttttttctttgtcaaCTTCAATTCCATGTCTTGATATTTTGTGCCCCAAAACAACTCCCTCCACAACCATAAAATGGCATTTctcccaattaaggacaaggTTTGTTTATTCACACTGTTTCAGCACTACAGCTAAATTATTAAGATAGTCATCGTGCAAATCCCCGAACACTGAAAAGTCATCCATGAAATCTTTCAAAATTCATTCAACCATGTTGTGAATATCAccatcatgcacctttgaaatgtTGCTGACGTATTATAGAAGCCGAGAGGCATCCTTTGAATTTAGAACGTACTATACGAATAGGTAAAAGTGGTTTTGTGCTGATGTTTTGAAGCTACAGCTACCTAATTGTACCCCAAATATCCATTCAGGAAATAGTAATACTCACGTCCCGTAAGCCTATCCAAAATCTGGTCAATAAATGGTAGCAGGAAATGATTCTTTCGAGTTGCTTTCTTTAGTTTCCTATAATCAACACAAATTTGCCATCCCGTAACTATCCTTGTCAGAATTAGCTCGTTATTCTCATTCTCTATGACTGTGATTCCCCCTTTCTTCGGTACTCACCCACAGGCTGTCAAATATGGGGTAAATAATCCCCGCATCTAATTAGTTGATGATTTCCTTATTGACTATATCTTTCATAATTGGGTTCAATCTTCTCTAGCCATCAATCGATGCCTTTTCACCATCTTCTAGTAAGATTTTATCCATACACAGATACAAATTGATACCTCGAATATCAACGATAGTCCATTCGATTGCCCTCTTGAACTTCTTCAACACATCAATCAActattcttcttatttttcagTTAGCTCAGCTGAAATGTTGACAGGAAAAATTAAGGACGGACCCAAATAAgcatatttcaaatgggaaggaaatACCTTTAACTCCAATCCAGGTGGTTTCTTGATCGACTTCTTTAGTTACGTGTACTCACAAGATGCTAACTCAATGATTCGAATCAAGATTGTAAAATGAATCCATTCGAATTAGCCTCTAACAAAGCCAAacattcaacattttcatcatcattcgATGGATCAGATAATAAAATGTGTCCCAATGAATCATCTACAAAGTTAAGCTCCCATTCAGTAGAAACCACCGATACTATCTTGGACATAGCGGAACATTCTTTAATTGCATCTGGAAATATAATAGCCTTGAATACATTGAATGTCACTTGATCATCTTGAACTCTATGGTGAGTTCACCTTTCTGCATATCGATAATACAATAAAATCAGctggaaatataaatttatccacACGTACCAACATGTCTTCGATCTTCCCCTCAGGATGTGCTAATGACCTGTCTACCAATTGAAGTGTAACCATCATCGGTCTAACCTCACCAATACCTAATCACCTAAACACAGACATGCGCATCATATTGACACTTGCTCCTTAATCGCATAGAGCCATTCCACAATAAGAGTCTCCAATGTTGCATGGTATGGTGAAACTCCCCAAATCTTTCATTTTTGGCAAAAGTTCATTTTGCATAAATAAACTACATTCCTTTTTCAAAGCCATTTTCTCGAATTCCCctaaccttttctttttggagAGAATGTCCATGAATTTCGACATCTGCTCAAGAGATTCCACAAGTGGAATGTTGATATGTAACTATTTAAACATGTCCAGGAACATCTTAAATTGAACCTCTTGCTTCTACTTTTAGAATTGTTGAGGATATAGATGTTGTGGGATTTTAAATATGTCTAGACCACTATGTTATGGTACAGCTGCAACCTTGGTCTCCGGTGTTAACCTCTCATTGAAGAAAGGCACAACATATTGACAAATGGCGCGGTCTCTCTCATCAACAACAATAACCGAATTTTGAGCATTATTAGTAGCATTTCTTTGATCATGCCAGTATTCATCTCTGTAGCTAAGCACTAATTTGCTtgttctcttcttctccttttaAAAGTACGTTTTATTTCTGGATCAACAAGAAGTAATTCAAGATTATGGTGCTAGTTCATAAAAAATAGAACCTAAAAAgtcatgaaaattaataaattaagaataataaatttaaacaaaattacagggtaattaatttcacaaataatggcTACAATAGTCCTCGACAACAATTCCAAACACTTGTTGTGAGATTTTCTATtgatgtgcaagtgtacacattcgtcaacaagtaataaagtagtgaGTATTAGAGTTATCATCTTTACAAGAACTGGTTTAAAACAATAATTGGAAAATCAACTAGTAACCAATTTGGTAAGTAACAAAAATATGATTGAATTGAGTTACTAAgtacttgaattaaatttaactaagtatgcaaaacaaattaaaataataacacaaAATGTAATAGCAATGAAAACAGTGACAAGTTTCAATAACGATGACATGAAAGGCTACAACATTTATTTCCCCCTAACATGCAATCACCAAAAGCAATGTTGTCGAATGTTTCAATGATGTCATGTCGATATGGTATTTTACTAATCCAAAATCTACTAGTTGTAGGATTCTCTTCAACTTACTacgttaaatattttaattaccttAACATATGTCTATGCCAAGTTAACCTCAAGATTATATTTTCAGGCATTGTTCCTAAGGATTATGCAAGGTAGCAATGTATGTATATAGcgttacaaatttaattactgGAAGAATTAAGCATGCACCTTTGGAGTTGTATGTCTATTAATTACCATCTTTTTAGATGTAATAATTAACTCAATTGGTTACTAATATTAGCTACACTTTAGCAAGTGTTAAACGTGAAACCACTCGAATGAATAAACAATCATTTGCACAGAACATTATTAACAAAACATCGATAATTTCAAGCTAGGAACCCATGATTGTTCTAGCATAACAAATTTAAGTCGTAATTATTAAAGTGAAAATCAACAAACAAGTTGCAGTCATAATTTAAAaccaacaaaagaaataaatagataaGAGAAAGAAAGGATGATCAGTTTAATGTCGGTGGTTCTCTGCAGTTAGCTCACATTGCTTCCTCAAAACTCTCTGCGTCTCTCTCAGCCTCAATGCTCTCACTCTTGTGTTTTGATCTTTTTGCTCTTCAATTTTGTGTGTTTGTGTTCTATTGTGTTATTTTCCCCTATTGATGCTCCattcatcttttatatttttaggcgTAATGGTTCCTTGATTTACTTTACCTTTATAATTGCTCTGTGATTTCTGCATCCCACAATCTGACAGTTGACTAAGTGATTTGTGTACACATTGGAGATTGACTAACCATGCTACAACTCGCATATCTACGAATTGAAAAAGTGCGAAATAGGAATTATGACGTGCGATTTCTATGCATGCGAGCTGTGAACTGTAAGCTCCATCTAGACAAGCAGTGTATGTGACCTTAGGACTGTAAACTGTGTGTTACGAGCTGCAATATATGCGAGTTATGTACCATGAGCTGAGAATGTGAATTGGCTAGCGTACAAGCATAGTACGAACTACCCTTCAAACATGACACTTGCGAATTGTCTTGTGGACCGGTGAACTGTGACTTGTCTCGTAGATTAGTGAACTATGAACTAACCTACAGACAAGCAAAGTGTGAACAGACAAAATTCGAGCAATCTCCACAACAGGCGAAATATAAGATGACTTCACAGGTGGAGAGATTTAGTTTTAGCACTGGTGCTTACtgacttcattttctttattattccATTGCTTTTTTTATCAGTTTTCCAATAGTACGTCCTAGGCTACTGGTTAGTGATCACACTTTCAAGGAAATCATTAACGTTTtagtatagaaattaaataaaaccccTTAGTCAAACGAAATCTTTCATTGTTAAATAGCTAGCATGAATATGATCTAAATACTACTAAAATGTTATCAACCACTCTAAACTCAAATGAATTGTAAGCTAAAAAGTACTAAAAACTATATTCTAGAGTTATCACAACTCATAGAGATCATATTGAAAAGTTATCAAATGTTGGACAAACTTTATTTAAGCTTCATGGAAAAGACTATTGTTGTTCCACGAGCTACAACTTCTTTAGTTTATGAGGTAGTATTTGATGTTATCCCCTTTAAACAACATGATGGAAGTCAATAGAGAATGAAGAAAGTGGGGGGaataatgattttggtaattctgtctatttttatttcacttatgGTTGTTTTcgatgtttttatattttgaactaATACTTTTGAACTTATATTATTGGATTTTTTATTGCTATATTTGTGTTGAAGATACAATTTGGTATGAAGAGATTGCTGgataagtaaaaaaaacattttaagttGATATGAATCTAACACTGTTccatctttttttaaaataaatctggatcaacattttctattttggcTGTCCAAAAAGCTCAAGTGTTAGGGATCTTGAGGACTGGTATGGATTCTTTTAATGctcctatttaaaggttgatGGATAAAAGGTTATTTTTGCTAAAAAGATCTCTTGGTGAAGGGGAGCACTTTTATCATCTTTGCCAAAAAATGGAGGAAAATGGTAGCAACAAATGAAATGTTCTTAGTgacttgttgaattttttattgatttggtgATGGTTTATGGTTATGGTTGTTGCATTCCATTTTGTCAAAGGGAGAGATTACTTTGATTGGTTTTTTAAAGACTTTATTGATTCAATGATTGTATGAGATGAACAAAAACATTAATACAAGGAGTGTTTGATCGAGTATGGTTCTACCTTTTTGGGGGAGACATATTCCAAGTTCCTTGGCTTGTGACTTGTTTGGATTGTGTGCTATTCATTTGCTATgggtttttttcaaaaattccaaatGGGAGATTGTTGGAGTTTTTGTGCTTGTTCCATGTTCTATTAGAACGAGAACAAATTTCTACTTGGGCAATAAGATGGTTACAACCTCATAGATGTTTGATGTTTGGCATACAAAGCAATGGCATGTTTGACAAAATAATAGGTGATGCGCGACTAGGATTTTCTagtttttcaatcaattttcttGATGAAGCTATGAGTCTATTGGATAAGGATTAATTATTTGTCCTTAACTTTTGTGTTTGAAGTTGTTGGAGAGTTGTTTTTATGTGATATTTACTCAAAATAATTAATGGGATAAAATCAACTTTTAAATAAGTGTTTCAAGCTTATCAAAACTCTATTAGATGGGCTCTTGTATCAACCTACAAATAGGCTGCTTGTGGCGTTACTTGGTGTGCAGTTTTTTAGTGTCATTagcatttatatttttctattttattggGTAAAATTTTGATACTCTTTTAGGTATTGTTTGGGgagttttattaatttgtaaGTTGGGTATTTGGGTGAGTGATTTGTAATAATTGGGGTTGATATCAGGGCTGCAATTACTTCTTTGTGTAAGGATAGATTGGGCTTAAACAATAGGTAATCCAGACTCTTGctgaataaaatcattcactAAGTGAGGCTCTAAAAAGTAGGATTGTTGAATTCGATCTGTGTTAACAAATATCATGTATTTCTTAATTTCAACTTCTCTCTCTATTCTCTTTCCTTAATTTCCCACTTCTCTCTCTCAAATCCAAGTCAAATCTCACCCAAAATATTGGTTCTTTCACTAAAATCAAATAGAAAGCATAATTATAAGCTTGATTCCacctttagtttcatattttcaaCCTGAAGTTTTCTATGGGTTAATGATAAAAAGATTCCAATAAGGTAATAAACATATTTTCCACTAGCACCCTCATTTCTATTTGAGATTTTAGTATATAAAAGCTATTTGAGTATATTGTAATGATGTTTATGTGTATTTTTTGTGATAAATAAGAAGGATTAGCAAAAAGGAGAACCCCAAGCCAAGGAAAAACGAATTTATATGttgagaaggaaaataaaagttttactTTGATTTTCTTCATCCAAGAGGTAAGTACctataaattttcaagtttaccTCAAAATGAGTATGACTATgagattttaataaataaatagttacTAAAAGTACTTGCTAAGATTTGAAAACCCATAATTTAAAGTGttaaaatacttagtaagttgAATGATggtgttaataataataataagtattgACTTTACTTAGAAGAGAATAAGACATATATGAGCTATGAGAACTTGGATGACATAAGATACTTGGAGTAATGATGAAAAGaagcaaaatgcaattttataaaaaaaataagcaaGTTATTATAATGCAATATAGCAAGGCGAAATAATAGTAAATATGAcaattgaagaaatgaaaagagaaacatgttgtatattattttaatttaaatattgcaATATGAATATTTAGTAAGTTATGTAATAATTATAGGTATAAAGTGCCCTGTGAGAATTTGTcaatttttgttataaagttttgttattaattatatatatgtatggtgAGAGCTAGTGATATGATTCACCCAAGTGATAAATGGATATGTGAAATGAATATGAAGTGATAATTAATTACTCAATGAGCACTTAAAATGTGATATTGATATATGTGGAACATCATGGAACTTTATGTATACATGtgtttatgtgaattttggaatgctaaaattattaataaagtGAACTGCCCTAGTAAGCTTAGtagaatagttaggatacaattgACATACCAATAATGATTAGTGTGCCTGCTTTTGAACAACGATGTTGTAATGCACGAAACCTGACCCGATTCTCTAGATCCATATCTTAGGCATTACTACTCAAAAGCACTTAGCCAAACTCACTAAACCTTCTTAGATAACATCATATTTAATGCATATTCTTCTAAATTATTCAAGACAAATTTTCAAGAAACAAATATGGTTCTTAAACACAAACTATTACAAAATTTCTCAACAAATCTATCTAAAACAATCATCTACTAAATACAGATTCATTTAAGAACTCCTAAAATACGCTACCCAATCAGCTTTGTATACATAATAACTAGACATGCCTCTTTCTTGGCATAGTCCCTCCAGGCGTAGCCTCTTGTCATCGAAACTTGAAACAATTAACAAATCTTGTGAGTTCATGAGCAATTAATGAACATCATTTCATTGAACCTTGATGGTTACTTTATATTCTTTGATTAACATCTATGTGCCAACTAACTTTCTGAACTATCTATTAGGCAGATACCAATATAGTTTGATTCACATACACGCCAATtgttatattcataatattccAATTCTTTATCACCTAATTATCTAAAGAttctttgaaataataattaagtccCTCATTTACATATATGCAACCCAATCAAACTTATCTTCAGAATTCGTTCCGTATAGATCATATCTCATTTCCTACACTTATCTGAAAATAGTTGTTCTTATCATTAATCATAGATGACTACATACATATTTGGCAACTACTCATACAGATCTGAATACCATCAAATTATTAAACCAATCATATCCTAAATTAATACCATACAACTCATATCGATAGAGTACTTCATAAATCAATCTGGTAACATCCACAACAATACTTCCAAATCCCAAGTGTTCGTGAtaatcaatattcaaatttcataagaTTTCAGGCGAagtcattattcaatttagattTGGCATATTTCAAACAGCTTTGAttaaatcataccataaaaaaATTCACGTTGACAATATCTTAGGTCATACATAGTACAAATAAGTCCAATTTCAACATTGTCATATCATCACGGCGAATACCTTCACTATCATCCATATACACAGTTCCTTTCAACAATATTCTTAAacttattcatttatttcactAATCTCACTCAGCCCTTAACCTTGAGAACATCAATACTTTATCTAGCCATACTTCATAAAAAGTGACAgactttattcataatttatcaCAAAGACCGATATACAAATCTTACCATACATATATGATAGGTCATGCCACAAGGACCAAACAAATTATACCATAAATGTTTCACGCAAAATACACCACAGAGGTGTCATACAGAGTCTCGTGTTTACTGGCTTGGCGGACTACCACATAAATTCATGTATCGTGATCTACCACTTCGATTCATACATCATCGATGGCTACACTATGAACATACATacaatcatatcatatcatgcCATGGACCTTAACCACATGATCCTCAAGATCGTTCAAGATAGAAGTGACAATAAATCACTCATGAAGAAAGCTAGAAGCTAGGCAAATTGTGTTTCCAAAGATAATCTTTCTTTCACAATgatggtttagaaattttagtctattgtataaataacaaaaaaaaaaaagatgatctgatttttttattaattgatagggATCATAGACGTTGTCATAGGAagggtccataaaataatttctcatatttAAGAGGCTTGTATTTTATAAATGGTCAATCACACCTAAATGAAAGGGGTTAATATGCCATTTGATATTTGACTTTGGTTTTTGGTCAAATTGGTACCCGAATTTCTATTGTagtaaaatttgaaacaatGTTGAAATTGGATGACATGGACCAACAAGATTGTTAGATATGGCACACATGACACACCATCAACTGAATATGGTTGCAACCTtagtaaacatttaaaaaataaaactaaaaaaattaaaaatatattaaaaactatttcaatgtatgaaaaatttaaagactataaaatgaaaaatcatttaaaataataagttacaaaaataagaaagtatataaattttaaaaaataataattaaaaaattaagaatgcATATAAAGCATTTACATacaataaaagataaaattaattgaaacatacaaaaaaaataatcgaTATTGATCATTATTGATCGACTTTGATCATCATTAATTGGTCTTGACCAATGATCGGGATTTAGTAACCAATCAATGACATGTGAGTCACATGcaattttttctgttttttattttaatttttataattttagattttttaaatttatatatttttagaattcatatataaattttaaaaattgaaaataccccTTAACTTAGATTTAATATGAGATTGGAATTTGGTGTTGAAGTGTAGAAAACGGTTGGAGAAAAGTCCAGGCTAGCCCAGTCTAATCTATGGAATAAGGGTTGGTCACTTCGTCGTTGCCTGGTCTAGCCGCCTAGGTGTCAAGAGTGAGTtgctttttttcttaaaatatggATGGGGAAACGCTATCTTCACTCCGCCcgtaatattattaatttattggaATCGAATTTCTAATCACAAATTTGAAGGACAACCTCTCAAAACTCGtgatttgtttttatgtttgtataatatatattataagttcaaagccaaaaatcatatatattatatacatctTATACATGTAGATTATATTACAAactatatatgttaaaattatacaaaaattaagTGGTGTTGCTTTGGATGGAATAGTTATGTTGAAGCTTTAGAAATTGAAGTTTCtttaagttgaaatttcaataaaataatattttataaaaataaaaatatttttatattaatgtgttattctataaaaaataagattttagttatttttaacttaatatttgtttgattgattcgtgataagtatatatataatgttaattaaaattattaatagaaaataaaacatgataTGCATGTAGAAAAATGGAAGGACATATAAGAAATTCCCAAATGTGTAAGAGAAGTGCATGTGATGGATCTTAAATTCCTCTCTAcctgtattttataattatttcaactCACACATGGCTGGAGTGTTGATTCATAAAAAATGGGCAACATGCAAATAAAACCCCCCACCTCACTCTTAATACAAGAGAgtaattgtgaaataaaatgaaacaagcAAGAAAAAAGCATTGAAAATGTTGttaaaatagaatatttatgaCTTATTTAAGTAGTGCTACACTATAAGCATGAAGGGTGGGATtggaaaaatgaataaattaaagttaGGATAAGGACTGATTTTGAGAGTAGACAAATTACAAAAGGTCCTTTTCTAACACGCAATTATAATTAGGTTGAGTGAAAAGGACCACTAATTCCATTTCCATGTGCCAAAACACCCTATCCTTCCCAATGTCCCAAACATGTTACCGACAGTGcttttactaaattatatatCTAAAAATTACAAGCGACACCCTAATTAAGGTAGAAAATATTCCTATTTCTTcttaggaaaaataaaatttaaagatccAATGTTTTGAAAAGAAGCCAATTTGTAGGTGAAGAAACAGACAGCACAACCTCCACTAATTGCGATTCTACAAGCTATGGAAAATTATTTCTTCTTGATGTcactatttcattttttttagatatGGAAAAcaatttctctttaattgtAGATTTTGCTTTAGCtttcaattttccatttttcatttattctatAGCAAAATGTACAATTTCCTCCTCCccttataaagaaaataaataaaatatactaacGGCGTGAAGTAAGAAACTGGGAGAGAGATTTAATATAGATTAAACGGCGTTAGTTGCCTGGTCTTCTTCTTTGTTGATATTGATGAGTGCTCTCTCACACACTGACGCTGCATCTGGTGACGAGCTGGTACTTAACAGCGTTTTCTCCGACAGAAAAGCCGTTGTTTTTGCTCCCGAAAGTGATATAAGCCGGACACCTAACGTTGAGATGATACCTGCCTGAAACGAAAGTCCCAACTTTCCATCTCACCCGTCCATCAATCTTGATCACCATGAAGATCGTTCCGGCAGCTTGTTCGGACTTCAAAGCGACGGAGAAATCGGGAGCTATAGGGACCATGTTCCCGTAGATGAAAGGGGACCAAACATTGATCTCATTATGACCCTGGTATGTTGGAGGGAGAGCTGTCCTAAGGGTGGTTTGTTGGTTCCTGTAGGTGGCGTAGATGACGAGCCTGTCGTAGTAAATCCCGATTCTGTCATTGGGGTTTCGGGTGGATACGGTGACTTGGAAATTAGAAGTGAGGAAATTGGGAGTGGAGGCGTTGAAAGCATAGACGGTGGTGTCTTGGAGGATGAAGCGGGGTTTTGCGGGGCGGAGGATTGCCCAAATGATAAGGATTGTGATGAGAACGATAAGGAGGAAGACTAGAAGGCAACCGAAGAGCCTTCGGATGCGCTGCCGCCGGCCTTTGCCATGGTTGCCGCAATCCTTGGCCGTCATGGTAGGCAGAAAGTGAAGGTTGGTGAAAGTTTGGTTCTAAGGGGAGAAAAAGGGAGTTCAACCTATCTATCTGCTTTTTTTGTATAATGAAATGAACGTGCTGCGGTGTTGAGGTTAGtgtaattgatatttatataaaacaaaatttttagtgGATGTGTAATGGAtcaataattgaatttatattaaagcACTACCTCTCAGTGTAGAGTACTCAAGGGTGTGCTAAGGTAAAagtgttcattttttttatacatacatatatataataacggTATATGCTTACATAATATGTATTCGCACTATTCattttataatgaattaataataaatctgatatttttagaaacattataaatttataatttcatatttttaaagattaaatataattattttactttgttagaaagttaaagtatatttttttatatattaatttttaatttatttatttatatgagaattgaattattattattattttgaagaaatcaaactataatttcactatattaatttataatattttataggTGTCCATTTTATCTAGATGACCGTAAATCCTTTACTATAACATTGGTGGTTTAGTTGACTAGTTAAAAATAATGGTAAAGTACTTtaaatttagggtaaactatacccATGGTCATTTTGTTTACCttatattacgttttagtcacttatgtttgaaatgttacgttttagtcatttacgttatcatgttgtaacattttagtccttgagcCATTAATAAATCGTTAATGGTGTAGCGATGGTGACgtgtacgttaaatcatcatttcaaacaaaattttaggttaaattatacaattgattcccatatttttttcgttttaagtaatttaatttttttcttttatgttctttaaactttcatctttttttccattctcttttgtttctccctctgttttcatacctttcccatttcttttaacatattaggaagtcgaattgtcaatgaaaaaagaagtaggaagtcgactgtcatcatttgcctataaccaaaaccctataaccaaaacccataaacccataccatgcttctttcttcactaccaattcgacttcttggtatgttaaaataaataaagaaagtagaaaaacagagggagaagcagaagagaatgaaaaaaaaaagaagaaagaaagttaaaagaacataaaagaattaaattgctcaaaacgaaaaattatggggaccaattgtataatttaacctaaagtttttgtttgaaatgatgatttaacgtgccacatcagcttaccattacaccattaacgacaattaacggctcagtgattaaaatgttataacacgataacgtaagtgactaaaacgtaacatttcaaacataagtgactgaaaCGTAACCTaagataaacaaaagtgaccataggtgtagtttacccttaaatttatatataaaaaaaagtaatgtgaatttgacttaaaaaattaaattaaaagaaaattcatggaTGGTGCTACAAAAATTACTCATGTAATTGTGCAATGTCAAGTCAAGAAAGGAAAGCTCACTTTTTGTTTATCAATCCTGGAAacaaacaaaccaaaaaaaaaaagtagatttaaaataatttgggaTTCCATAGTccatatgaaaagaaaattaaaaagaaaaatagcaaCTTTATGAATTATTGAGTTCAACATTCAACAGTTAATTCTAAACCAAAAGAAGATTATAAAAGATATTCTAAATCAAAAGATAGCAGAAAAAGTGATtatcaaacaaaaaagaaagaaagaaaaaggaaaagtaaaataatagcAAATGGTGTCATAACAGGGAAGCTTGCAGCTCGGCCTACCTACTTATTTATTTGAGGTTCCAGAA
The sequence above is a segment of the Gossypium raimondii isolate GPD5lz chromosome 4, ASM2569854v1, whole genome shotgun sequence genome. Coding sequences within it:
- the LOC105766607 gene encoding NDR1/HIN1-like protein 1 — translated: MTAKDCGNHGKGRRQRIRRLFGCLLVFLLIVLITILIIWAILRPAKPRFILQDTTVYAFNASTPNFLTSNFQVTVSTRNPNDRIGIYYDRLVIYATYRNQQTTLRTALPPTYQGHNEINVWSPFIYGNMVPIAPDFSVALKSEQAAGTIFMVIKIDGRVRWKVGTFVSGRYHLNVRCPAYITFGSKNNGFSVGENAVKYQLVTRCSVSV